CCGGGCGCTTCGGTCAGAAACGTGATGAAGAAATGATGGTCGCCGGGCAGGTAACCGGTCGCCGCGACCTCGGACAGAACCTTGCGGATAACGCCGCGCAGTGCGTCCTGGGCAAGAATGTCGTATCGGATATGGTCTTGCGGCATCAGCGCTTTCTTTCCTGTAACATTGCCCGCGCGGGGCGTCTGTCTGTTCAAAGGCCGAAGTTCCGGTTCCGGCCATCAATCCTGTAAGGCAACCCCTGCCGGAGCCTGCGAGTCAACCTGATCCTTTATAAGCGCAAACAGGGCGTTCCGGAAAGCCGCGCACATGAAGATCGGTATGCACCAACAAAAAGGAAGTGGAGGTTTCTGTTGCCAGGTACCTCCGAACCCCGCCTAGAAGTGCGACCCTCTAGGACTTAATTTGAAGTGTCACACCGCCATTAGGCAGCGAGACGAGCTTCCGCATAGTTGTCGTTTGCAACTAAAAGTTTAGCCCGATAACGGTGGTACAATGCCGAACAAAAAGTCGCTCTTTACACCCTCGTCGATCCTGTTTCGCCCCCATCATCATCCGGCCGCTGGCCGCTTGGCGTGATCGCCGGATCATGGTGGAGGCGCCGGGTACCGCCCCCGGGTCCGAATGGTTTATTGCAACGCTCATTTATTGTCATAGCTGCTTGCGCAGCACCTCCTATATAGGTGCACGCAAACCTTTTGAAAAGGTCCGCTGCACGTGCAGCGCTATTGACACCGGCAATGCGCATGCCAAACATGCGGATATTGTATTTTAGCAGGAAAGCAGCGTTGAGCGCGCCGGCTTTCAAAAAAGGGGAAGAGACATGACCGACTACGCAGCCGATGTGAAGAAATATGATGCCGGCGCATCCGACGAAACCATCGGCAAGATTGTCAAGCATCTCGGTATTGCGCTGAGAAGCCGCGACGCTTCCATGGTTGCCTGTTCAGACCCGTCAGAACTGGCGCGCGTTTCTGAAAAATGGTGCGGCAAGAAACTTGGTGTCACTGGCGCTGCCGCCGATGACGCCGTTGCCAAGGTCTGCGAGATGATGAAGGCCGACAATTCCAAGGCCCGAGTTACCTTCTACTACCTGGTTGCCAAGGAACTGGGCAAGCTCGGCGACCTCTAGTCGTTGAACACCTGATCAAGCCCCGCTCCGGTTTGAAACGCCGGGGCGGGGCTTTTGCATTCGGCACCGAAATCGGCCGGATGTCCGAATGGCTGTTTCAACAGGCCTGAGCGCCTTCGACCGCTAGCCAAACCGTGGAACATCAAGGGTTGCCGGTTCCCGTGCGCCGACAGGTGCTCTAACAATGATGTTTGGCGAATCATCAAGCGGTACCCATGCAGCAATATCACGACCTTCTGCGCCTGGTTCTCGACCAGGGCTTTGACCGGGATGACCGGACCGGCACTGGAACCTTAAGCGTGTTCGGTCACCAGATGCGGTTTGACCTCGCAGCGGGATTCCCCGCGCTGACAACGAAGAAGCTACATCTTCGCTCGATCATCCATGAGCTTCTGTGGTTCCTGAAGGGCGACACCAACATCGCCTATCTCAAGGCCAATGGCATCTCGATCTGGGATGAGTGGGCCGATGAGAATGGCGATCTGGGCCCGGTCTATGGGGCGCAGTGGCGCTCCTGGCCGGCGCCGGATGGCACCACGATAGACCAAATCGCAAATGTTGTGCGCCAGATCGAGACCAATCCGTCCTCGCGCCGGCATATCGTTTCCGCCTGGAACCCGGCCGAGGTCGACGAGATGGCGCTGCCGCCCTGCCATTGCCTGTTCCAGTTCTATGTCGCCGACGGCAAGCTCTCCTGCCAACTCTACCAGCGCTCGGCCGACATCTTCCTGGGCGTGCCCTTCAACATCGCGTCTTATGCACTTCTGACCATGATGGTGGCGCAGGTCACAGGCCTCAAACCGGGTGATTTTGTCCACACTCTGGGGGACGCGCATCTCTATAAGAACCACTTCGATCAGGCGCATCTCCAGCTCTCACGGGAGTCCCGGACCTTGCCGGTGATGCGCATCAATCCCGAAATCACCGATCTCTTCGCCTTCACCTACGACGATTTCAAACTCGAGGGCTACGACCCGCATCCGGCAATTTCCGCGCCGATTGCGGTGTGACCGTGGAGTTGCACGAGATCCAGCAGGAGGTGGAAGCCGTTTCACGGATCTACGCAAAAAACTGCAATGTGCGCCGCGACGACGACTGGTACTTTCTCAAGATGCAGGAAGAGACCGGGGAACTGCTTCAGGCATGGCTCCGTTTGACCGGGCGCGGGCGTCAGAAGGGTGACCCCGAAGCTCAAATCCGGCAGCAGCTTGAGGATGAACTCGCAGACTGCATGGCCCAGGTCTTTTTGATCGCCGAGCGCTTTGACATCGACGTGGAGAAGGCCATTGGGCGGAAGTGGTTCAAGTATCTGCCCGAGCGCAAGCATGCCGGAAATGCCGATGAATAGACCGAAGATCCAGATTGTTGTGGCCCGTGCCGAAAATGGCGTCATCGGCCGCGATGGCGACATGCCTTGGCGGCTGCCATCCGATCTCAAGCACTTCAAGGCAGCGACCCTCGACGCACCGGTGATCATGGGCCGAAAGACCTTTCAGTCGATTGGCCGTCCGCTGCCGGGGCGCGCCAATATCGTCGTCTCACGTTCAGGTTTTGAGGCTGAAGGGGTCGAGGTGTTCGCAACCCTTGAAGCCGCGATTGCCCGGGCATGCGACATTGTCGCGCAGACAGGCGCTCAAAAGATTTCGGTGATCGGCGGAGGCGAGATATACCGCCAGGCAATGGAGGTCGCCGACGAGCTGCTGATCACCGAGGTTCAGGCTGATATCGACGGCGACACCGTGTTTCCGGCACCCGATTCGCGGGTCTGGGAGCAGGTCAGCCTTTCCGGCCCGGTGCGCGCGGAAAAGGACAGCCATTCTGTCCGTTTCGGGAATTGGCAGCGCCGGAAGCGATAAATCGACCGGATTAGTCCCTAATCGACCGGCGAACACAGCTTGTCGCGTTGAAAGCGGTCCTTGCGATACCTATAACGTCATCAACGTGCATCGCCGGGGTTGTTTCCCGGAAATGCCATAACACGTTTGGAAAGAGGTCTTAATGCCCTGGAGTAATCAGAATGGAGGCGGCGGCGGCCCTTGGGGTGGCGGCGGCAATGGAGGCGGAAACGATCAGGGACCATGGGGCAAGGGTCCACAACCCCCACGGGGTGGTGGCAATCCACCGGATCTTGAGGAACTGATCCGGCGCGGTCAGGACAAGTTGCGTCAGGCGCTTCCGGGCGGCGGTGGCGGTCCGGGTGCCGGCGGCGGCAAGATGATCGCCGTTGTCGTGGCTCTTGGTCTGGTCGGACTTTGGCTGACCCAGTCGGTCTACACCGTCCAGCCGGATGAACGCGGCGTCGAGCTGCGTTTCGGCAAGCCCAAGGAAGAAGTCTCGCAGCCGGGTCTGCACATGATCCTGTGGCCGTTCGAGACCGTTGAATTCGCAACCATCGTTGAGCGCGAAATGAGCACCGGCGGTTCGTCCCGCACAGGCTCGAGTGACGGTCTGATGCTGTCAGGCGACCAGAACATCGTCGATGTCGAGTTCAAGCTGCTCTATGCGGTCTCCGACCCCAAGTCGTTCCTGTTCAATCTGGCTCAGCCGGAAGATACTCTTCGCCAGGTTGCGGAAAGCGCCATGCGTGAGGTTGTGGGCCGCAGGCCGGCTCAGGACATTTTCCGTGACAATCGTGAAGTGATTGCAGCTGAGGTCCAGACCATCATCCAGACCGTGATGGACAGTTTCCCATCGGGCATCCTGGTCAATCAGGTGTCGATCGAAGACGCGGCACCTCCGCGTGAAGTGGCCGACGCCTTCGACGAGGTGCAGCGCGCCGAGCAGGACGAAGACCGCTTCGTCGAGGAGGGCAATCAGTACGCCAACCAGAAGCTCGGTCAGGCACGAGGCGAGGCTGCTCAGCTTCGCGAAGAGGCTTCCGCCTACAAGGACCGCGTCGTCAATGAGGCGACCGGTGAAGCCGGCCGTTTCCTCTCGGTCTACGAAGAATACGCCAAGGCACCCGAAGTCACCCGTTCGCGTCTCTATCTCGAAACCCTCGAAGAGGTTCTCGGTGGTTCAGAGAAGGTGATCATCGAACAGGGTGGCAGTGGTTCGGGAGTGGTGCCCTACCTCCCGCTTCCCGAAGTACGCAAGAACTCGACAGGAGGCACCAACTAATGGCTAATCGTCTTCCAGTGATCCTCGGCATTCTGGCCGTTATCGCCTTCATCGTCTGGTCGTCAATTTTCGTGGTCAATGAACGCGAACAAGCGATCGTCGTCCGTTTCGGTGAAATTCAGGACGTCAAGACCGAGCCCGGTCTTTACTTCAAGCTTCCGTTTGCCTTCATCGATGCCGACACGGTTCAGTACGTTGAAGATCGTGCACTTCGCTTCGACCTCGACAACATCCGTGTGCAGGTTTCGGGCGGCAAGTTCTACGAGGTCGACGCGTTCGTGCTCTACAAGATCACTGACGCACGGACCTTCCGCCAGACGGTATCCGGCGATCTGGTCTCCGCGGAATCCAGGCTTCGTACCCGTTTGAACTCCGCTCTTCGTACTGTTTACGGTCTGCGTGGTTTTGAATCCGCGCTGTCGGAAGAGCGCACCTCGATGATGCGTGAAGTCCGCGACCAGCTTCGCCCTGAAGCCGAATCGCTCGGCCTGCGCATCGACGATGTTCGTATCCGCCGCACCGACCTCACCCAGGAAGTCTCACAGCAGACCTTCGAACGCATGAAGGCTGAACGTCTGGCGGAAGCCGAACTGATCCGCGCCCGAGGCAATGAGGCCGCACAGCGTATCCGCGCTATCGCCGACCGTCAGGTCGTCGAGATTGTCTCGGAAGCGGCCCGCGATTCGGAAATCATCCGAGGCGAGGGCGATGGTGAGCGCAACCGGATCTTTGCGGAAGCCTTCTCGCGCGATTCCGAGTTCTTCGAGTTTTACCGCTCGATGAACGCCTATTCGTACGCGCTGACCGACAACGGCACGACAATGGTGTTGTCACCGACATCGGAGTTTTTCCGCTTCTTCAACAATGCCTCGGGTGTCAGTGGGGCTGCACCGGCAGCTCCGGCTGCGCCGGGCAATTGATGTGAAAGGCCACCACGCCAGTGACCCTGCAATGTGACCATGCGGTGATGGTATCGTGAGCACATTGTTGCTGGCAATTGGATTGGTTCTTGTCGTGGAGGGGCTGGCCTATGCGCTGGCCCCTTCCTTTATCCGGCGCATGTCTGAGCAACTTCCCAAGATGGGCGATGATCAGCTGCGTGTCTTCGGCGTCGCCGCCTTGGCGATCGGCGTTGGAAGTGTGTATCTTGCGCAACTTTTGTGAGCTTTCACGAGATTGTTCCGTGCCGGGCGCTGGACCTGCCTGAACAACGCCATATCTTGAGTTAAGAATCTCGGGGTCTGCCCCCCGGGTCAGCACCGATTGACCTTTGTCCCGCAGGAACGGGGGGTCAGGAGACACCGTTTTCAAGGAGACCGCCCTGATGAGGAAATTCCGCTTCCGCCCCGTAAGAATGGCGCTGGCCGCAGCCATGATGATGGCGACACCCGCTATAACCCCGGCCTATTCCCAGAACAATGCGGGCCCGGCATCGGTGGCGGATCTGGCCGAGGGGCTGCTGGATGCGGTGGTCAATATCTCGACCTCGCAAAGCGTTGGCGGTGGCGGCGGCTCCCAACCGCGCATGCGCGCCCCCGACGGGTCTCCATTTCAGGACTTTTTTGACGAGTTCTTCAACGATCGTGAGAATCAGGGGCCGCGCAATCGCCGCGTCTCCTCGCTCGGCTCCGGCTTCGTGATCGATGCGGACGAGGGCATCATCATCACCAACAACCACGTCATCGAGGGCGCTGACGACATCGAGGTCAATTTCGCCGACGGCTCCAAGCTCAAGGCGGAACTGGTCGGCGCGGATCCGAAGACCGATCTGGCTGTGCTGAAGGTCGAGCCGGACAAGCCATTGACGGAAGTGCCGTTTGGCGATTCCGATAGAATGCGGATTGGCGACTGGGTCATGGCGATCGGCAATCCTTTTGGCCTCGGCGGCACGGTGACGGTGGGCATCATTTCCGCCCGTGGCCGTGACATCAACTCCGGGCCCTATGACAATTTCATCCAGACCGACGCGGCCATCAACCGCGGCAACTCCGGTGGTCCGCTGTTCAACATGAACGGCGAGGTCATCGGCATCAACACCGCCATTATCTCGCCCTCGGGCGGCTCGATCGGCATCGGTTTTGCCGTCCCCACCGAACTGGCGGTCAATGTCATCGACCAGCTTCGCGAATTCGGAGAAACCCGCCGTGGCTGGCTCGGCGTGCGCATCCAGCCTGTCACCGACGATATCGGCGAAAGCCTGGGAATGGATGAGGCCATGGGCGCCCTGGTCGCGGGCATTATCCGTGGTGGCCCGGTAGACGACGGCTCGATCGAGGTGGGTGATGTCATTGTCCGCTTCGACGGCAAGACAGTTGAGACCATGCGCGATCTGCCGCGTGTCGTGGCGGAAAGCCCGGTCGGCAAGGCCGTTGATGTTGTGGTGATCCGTGGCGGCGAGGAAGTCACCGTCAAGGTCACCCTCGGCCGGCTCGAGGACAGCGAGCAGGTGGCGAGCGCTGAGACCGAGGGCGGTGACAGCACGGCAGATATGCCTGCAACTCTCGAGATCCTCGGCATGACCCTGGCAGAACTTGATGATGAGGGACGTGAGGAATTCGCCATTGCCGACACTGTCGAAGGCGTTGTGATCACGGAGGTGGATCCGGACTCGGCCGCGGCTGAAAAGCGCATCGAGCCTGGTGATGTGATCGTCGAAATCGCCCAGGAAACCGTCACCACTCCCGAAGATGTGCGAACCCGCATCGAGGCGCTCAAGGAAGACGGCCGCCGCAACGCGCTGTTGATGCTCTCGGGCAAGACCGGTGAGTTGCGCTTTGTGACCGTGCGGATGGACTGATCGGTTCACCGAACCAGAGACTTGGGAAAAGGCGGCTTTCGGGTCGCCTTTTTCATGTCATCCGAGCCGGCAGTCTCAGCGGCGTGCGTCACCTGAAAAGATCTCGTAAAGCGCATGCCGCTTGAGATGCGGATGGGTGTCAGGGACACCGGGATGGTCGAAATCGAGATCAGGGCGCGCGCTCATGCCGATGCGCTGCATCACCGATATCGAACGGTGATTGTCCGTGACCGCGAAACTGACAATCCGCTCAAGTCCCAGATGTTCAAAAGCGAAGTAGCGCCAGCACCGCGCCGCCTCGGTGACGATGCCCTTGCCCCAGAACTGAGGCGCCAGACGCCACCCGATTTCGATGGTTCCATCTTCAAAAACCGGTATTCCGCTGGTGGGAACCAGGCCGCAAAAGCCCGCAACTTCGCCGGTTTGGATGATCTCAACGGCAGTAAATCCAAATCCGTTCGTCTCTGCGTTGTCTGCAAGACGATCCATAAGACCATCGGACTCCGCCCGGCTTCGACGCATCGGGAAAAACTCCATCACTTGATCATCCGAGTTTATCAGGTGAAACAGCTCGCGGTCTCGCTCTTCCCAGTTCCGCAGGATCAGACGTTCTGTTCTGAGCGGTTTCATGGCGTCACGAAATCGCTTTTCCGGTAGCCCTGCAGGTAGAGCAGCGCCGTCAGGTCGCCATGGTCGATGCGGATGTCGGCCTGTGCCGCCACCGAGGGTTTCGCATGCAGGGCCACACCCGATCCGGCCAGCTCCAGCATGCCCAGGTCATTGGCCCCGTCGCCCACGGCGATCGCGTCTGACGGATTGAGGCCAAGCTGGGCGGAAATGGCTTGCAGCGCATCGACCTTGGCCTGCTTGCCCAGAATCGGTTCGCGGACGGTGCCCGTCAGCTTGCCGTTGGCACTTTCGAGAACATTGGCGTGGTTCTCGTCAAACCCGATCATCGCCGCCACCACGGATGTGAAGGCGGTAAACCCGCCCGACACCAGCGCCGCGTGGCCGCCATTGGCGCGCATGGTGGCCACCAGTTCGCGGCCTCCCGGTGTGAGCGTGATGCGGCTGTCGATCACCTGGCCAATGACATCGACCGGCAAGCCCGCGAGCAGCGCCACCCGTTCCCTCAGTGCCGGCTCGAACGCAATCTCGCCATTCATCGCGCGTGCCGTGATCGCCGAGACCTTGTCCTTCAGTCCGACTTCGGCCGCCAGCTCGTCGATGCATTCCTGCCCGATCATGGTCGAATCCATGTCGGCGATCAGGATCTTCTTGCGCCTTGTGTCCATCTCCTGCACCGCTGCGTCCACCGGCTGATCGCCGATAGCGGCCTTCAGGGCTGCAAGCGCCGTTGCCCGGTCCGTGCCGTCCTTGAGCGCAATGTCGCAGGCCACACCACCGGCGAGCCAGTAGAGACCGGCTCCATCCACCGCATTGTAGGCGGCTTCGCCGAGCGCGGATGTCAGAACGGGGTTTGACGGATTGGCGATAAGCGTGGCAACGAGGGCCATGATGGCAAAACTCCAGCAGCAGAAGAACGAGGATGTCTCGGCGGTTCTGATAGCCGGGCCGACCGCCAGCGGCAAGTCCGCGCTGGCGCTCAGGCTCGCACAGGAACTGGGCGGCGAGATCGTCAATGCGGATTCCATGCAGGTCTATGGCGTGCTCGAGCGGCTGACCGCGCGCCCCTCTGCCGGGGATCTGGCGTTGGTGCCGCATCATCTCTATGGCCATGTGCCGCCCCAAAACGCCTACTCCACCGGCATCTGGGTGCAGGAGGCAACTGATGTCATCGCAGACATACGCGCCCGAAGAGCAATCCCGGTCGTGGTTGGCGGAACCGGGCTCTATCTCCGTGCACTCACCGGCGGCCTCTCCGACATGCCGTCGATTCCCGTTGAAATCCGGGATCCGCTGCGTGCGCGGCTTGAGGATGAGGGGATCGAACCCCTCCATGCCGAGCTTGCCCGGCTTGATCCGCAAATGGCCGAACGGCTGCGCCCGGCTGACCGTCAACGCGTCTTGAGAGCGCTGGAAGTGGTGAAGGCGACCGGACAGTCGATTTCAAGCTTTCAG
The DNA window shown above is from Hoeflea phototrophica DFL-43 and carries:
- the hflK gene encoding FtsH protease activity modulator HflK, with the translated sequence MPWSNQNGGGGGPWGGGGNGGGNDQGPWGKGPQPPRGGGNPPDLEELIRRGQDKLRQALPGGGGGPGAGGGKMIAVVVALGLVGLWLTQSVYTVQPDERGVELRFGKPKEEVSQPGLHMILWPFETVEFATIVEREMSTGGSSRTGSSDGLMLSGDQNIVDVEFKLLYAVSDPKSFLFNLAQPEDTLRQVAESAMREVVGRRPAQDIFRDNREVIAAEVQTIIQTVMDSFPSGILVNQVSIEDAAPPREVADAFDEVQRAEQDEDRFVEEGNQYANQKLGQARGEAAQLREEASAYKDRVVNEATGEAGRFLSVYEEYAKAPEVTRSRLYLETLEEVLGGSEKVIIEQGGSGSGVVPYLPLPEVRKNSTGGTN
- the serB gene encoding phosphoserine phosphatase SerB — protein: MALVATLIANPSNPVLTSALGEAAYNAVDGAGLYWLAGGVACDIALKDGTDRATALAALKAAIGDQPVDAAVQEMDTRRKKILIADMDSTMIGQECIDELAAEVGLKDKVSAITARAMNGEIAFEPALRERVALLAGLPVDVIGQVIDSRITLTPGGRELVATMRANGGHAALVSGGFTAFTSVVAAMIGFDENHANVLESANGKLTGTVREPILGKQAKVDALQAISAQLGLNPSDAIAVGDGANDLGMLELAGSGVALHAKPSVAAQADIRIDHGDLTALLYLQGYRKSDFVTP
- a CDS encoding MazG nucleotide pyrophosphohydrolase domain-containing protein; translated protein: MTVELHEIQQEVEAVSRIYAKNCNVRRDDDWYFLKMQEETGELLQAWLRLTGRGRQKGDPEAQIRQQLEDELADCMAQVFLIAERFDIDVEKAIGRKWFKYLPERKHAGNADE
- a CDS encoding thymidylate synthase produces the protein MQQYHDLLRLVLDQGFDRDDRTGTGTLSVFGHQMRFDLAAGFPALTTKKLHLRSIIHELLWFLKGDTNIAYLKANGISIWDEWADENGDLGPVYGAQWRSWPAPDGTTIDQIANVVRQIETNPSSRRHIVSAWNPAEVDEMALPPCHCLFQFYVADGKLSCQLYQRSADIFLGVPFNIASYALLTMMVAQVTGLKPGDFVHTLGDAHLYKNHFDQAHLQLSRESRTLPVMRINPEITDLFAFTYDDFKLEGYDPHPAISAPIAV
- a CDS encoding DegQ family serine endoprotease, which encodes MRKFRFRPVRMALAAAMMMATPAITPAYSQNNAGPASVADLAEGLLDAVVNISTSQSVGGGGGSQPRMRAPDGSPFQDFFDEFFNDRENQGPRNRRVSSLGSGFVIDADEGIIITNNHVIEGADDIEVNFADGSKLKAELVGADPKTDLAVLKVEPDKPLTEVPFGDSDRMRIGDWVMAIGNPFGLGGTVTVGIISARGRDINSGPYDNFIQTDAAINRGNSGGPLFNMNGEVIGINTAIISPSGGSIGIGFAVPTELAVNVIDQLREFGETRRGWLGVRIQPVTDDIGESLGMDEAMGALVAGIIRGGPVDDGSIEVGDVIVRFDGKTVETMRDLPRVVAESPVGKAVDVVVIRGGEEVTVKVTLGRLEDSEQVASAETEGGDSTADMPATLEILGMTLAELDDEGREEFAIADTVEGVVITEVDPDSAAAEKRIEPGDVIVEIAQETVTTPEDVRTRIEALKEDGRRNALLMLSGKTGELRFVTVRMD
- the miaA gene encoding tRNA (adenosine(37)-N6)-dimethylallyltransferase MiaA; this encodes MMAKLQQQKNEDVSAVLIAGPTASGKSALALRLAQELGGEIVNADSMQVYGVLERLTARPSAGDLALVPHHLYGHVPPQNAYSTGIWVQEATDVIADIRARRAIPVVVGGTGLYLRALTGGLSDMPSIPVEIRDPLRARLEDEGIEPLHAELARLDPQMAERLRPADRQRVLRALEVVKATGQSISSFQGRGGPMIVDPSRARCIVLEPDRPVLHARINARFAKMVEQGALDEVRELISLNIPPQHPAMKAIGVAPLAAHIEGRTSLDEAIERSSAATRQYAKRQMTWFRNQLDASWQRLQL
- a CDS encoding DUF2853 family protein — protein: MTDYAADVKKYDAGASDETIGKIVKHLGIALRSRDASMVACSDPSELARVSEKWCGKKLGVTGAAADDAVAKVCEMMKADNSKARVTFYYLVAKELGKLGDL
- a CDS encoding DUF2065 domain-containing protein — translated: MSTLLLAIGLVLVVEGLAYALAPSFIRRMSEQLPKMGDDQLRVFGVAALAIGVGSVYLAQLL
- a CDS encoding dihydrofolate reductase; protein product: MNRPKIQIVVARAENGVIGRDGDMPWRLPSDLKHFKAATLDAPVIMGRKTFQSIGRPLPGRANIVVSRSGFEAEGVEVFATLEAAIARACDIVAQTGAQKISVIGGGEIYRQAMEVADELLITEVQADIDGDTVFPAPDSRVWEQVSLSGPVRAEKDSHSVRFGNWQRRKR
- the hflC gene encoding protease modulator HflC; the protein is MANRLPVILGILAVIAFIVWSSIFVVNEREQAIVVRFGEIQDVKTEPGLYFKLPFAFIDADTVQYVEDRALRFDLDNIRVQVSGGKFYEVDAFVLYKITDARTFRQTVSGDLVSAESRLRTRLNSALRTVYGLRGFESALSEERTSMMREVRDQLRPEAESLGLRIDDVRIRRTDLTQEVSQQTFERMKAERLAEAELIRARGNEAAQRIRAIADRQVVEIVSEAARDSEIIRGEGDGERNRIFAEAFSRDSEFFEFYRSMNAYSYALTDNGTTMVLSPTSEFFRFFNNASGVSGAAPAAPAAPGN
- a CDS encoding GNAT family N-acetyltransferase encodes the protein MKPLRTERLILRNWEERDRELFHLINSDDQVMEFFPMRRSRAESDGLMDRLADNAETNGFGFTAVEIIQTGEVAGFCGLVPTSGIPVFEDGTIEIGWRLAPQFWGKGIVTEAARCWRYFAFEHLGLERIVSFAVTDNHRSISVMQRIGMSARPDLDFDHPGVPDTHPHLKRHALYEIFSGDARR